Genomic DNA from Bifidobacterium sp. ESL0769:
GCACCTTCAAGCGCTACATTTCCGGAGCCGTGCAGCTGACCAATCAGGAATACTGGTCTATCCGCAATCTCGAGGTGACCAATACGCCCGAACTGACCAATCCGAACGGCTACAAGAAGCCCGGAGACAAGCAGCGTGCGGGCATTCTGCTGCTGGGCTACGGTCTTAACCGCAACCTCAACGGTGTGACCGTGGAGAACGATTACGTGCACGACGTGCAATCCGAGTACTATCTCAAGGCGCAGCATGACGGGCTGCCGATGAAGCTCAAGCACGCTGGCGGCATCATCGCACTCGGCTACTGGGTCAACCCTGATGGCAATGCCGTCAACAGCGCCAACCGTGTGGCCGACACCGGTTTCAGCCATCTGACCATGCAGAACAACATTGTCCAACGTGTCGGTCTCGAAGGCCTGCGCACCAAGGCCGAAAGCGATACCGGTTCCTACCCGAAGCTCTTTACCGACGTGACGATCAAGAACAACTATCTTGAAGACGTCGCTGGCGATGCCATCGTGATGTCTGAGGTCGGCGACAACGGCCTGATTGAAGGCAACGTTGTCGTTCACGCCTGCGCGGCCGACTACGGTACGCAAAATTATGCGGCGCTGTGGGTGATGGCCAGCCATAATGTGCTCGCACAATACAACGAGGTCTACGGCAACAAATACGGCTACAACGACGGCGAGGCGTTCGACATCGATATGCAGTCGAGCAACGTGACTTACCAATACAATTACAGCCACGGCAACGGCGGCGGATTCATGCTGCTGATGAGCGACCAGGCCAATTCGACGGTGCGCTACAACATCTCGGCCAACGACGGCGGCGGCAACGCCGGCACGAATGCCGACGGACCGGGTGCAGGTGGTTATCCCTACACCTACAAGGAACAGAGCCTCTTCCATTACTGGATTCAGGATGACGGCGCCGCCATGCCCGACATCTACAACAATACGTTCTACGTCGGCGACGGCGTGACCACATCCCTGTTCGGCGAAGGCAATAGCAGCGACAACAGCGGCGTCATCGCTCATTTCAACAACAACGTGGTGGCCAAGGCAGGCACGGGTAAGGTCAAGTTCCTTTCGAACTATCCGCCGGACGGCAGCGCTCCCACGGAACATAGGTTGCACGACAACGCCGCATCCTATCTGAACCATAACCTCTTCTCGACTGACAGCATTGCCAGCGCGGCCAGCGGAACCACCAAGGCCGGTCTGCAGGCCGCGGGCAATGTTTTCGCCGACCCGAAGCTCGCCATCGAAACGACGGCCAATGGCGTAGGAGAGCTGGACGGCCAGATCAACTCGGTGCTCGACAACCCGGCAACCAGCCTGCCGTGGGGCAACCCGAAGGAGCGCTTGCGCCAGCGCGCGTCCCTGTTCAAGATCGCAGCTGACAGCCCCGCCGTGGCCAAAGGCCAAAAGCAGGAAGGTACGCCGAGCGAGGATCTCTTCGGCGACAGCACGCTCAACCGCGCCATCGACATCGGTGCCCACCAGGTCTCGGACCATGAGATCCGCACGGATTACACACCCCAGGCCGTCAATGTGACCACGCCGGCCGGAGTTTATCCGACGCTGCCGCAGTCCATCGATGTCACCGTCAAGGAAACGGTCGATGGCAGCACCACGCAGCGCACGGAAAGCCATGCGGTCAAGTGGGATTACATCAAGCAGGACGACTATAAGAACGCTGGTACCATTACGGTTTCCGGCGCGATTGACGGGATTACCGCCGTCAAAGCGAAGGCCACGGTGACGGTGACCGGAGAGCTGGGAGCCGGTGCCAATGTGCAACGTTCATTCACCGACACGGCCGATGCCACCGTGCAACGTGGCAGCGCAGACACTGCTATGGGAGCGCAAACCGGCAGTGGAACGGTGTCCAGCGACCCCAAGTCGCCGTTCGGTATGAATTATTCGAACAACCTGATCCTGCGATTGAAGAATTCCGCTTCGCCCAACTACAACCGGCGATTCTATGTCAAGTTCGATCCGTCCGCCTACGCGGGCAGGCCGGACGAGATCAAGAACGCGAAGCTGCGGGTGTACGTCAACCAGTTCAACATCAACAACAGTGCCGGCGCGACGCCGGATGAGCAGCTGCGCAACACCGCATTCCGTGTGGATGCCTACGCCACCGACACGAGCTGGGATGCGAACACCGTGACGTGGAACAACGGCCCCGGCAATGCCGACGTCACTGCGGCCAACCATCAGCCGTTGGGTTCCGGCGAAAATATCCCTACTTACGGCACGCTTAAGCCGGCGGGCAGCCGGGCGGTGACCAACGGCGAGATCATCGACAACCAATACGCGTTGGACATCGATGTGACGCAGTATCTGCGAGGCCTTGGCTCGATGAAGCCGGTGAGCTTCTTGGTGGATATACCCATGAGCAATACCGCCAACTTCAACCGCGACAACGCCGGGTTCGAGGCTTTCTCTACGCAGGGAGCACGGCAGGCGTTCATCGACCATGCGGTCGGGACGTTCAGGCTGCCTGCCTCCATGAGTGGTTTCACCATGACCGCCGACGCACTGGCGCCGAAGCTGCTCCTCTCCGACTCCTATATTTCCTCGGTCACTCCGGTCGAAGCCAGCATCAAA
This window encodes:
- a CDS encoding Ig-like domain-containing protein — protein: MRVIRNTDNYGPEKIRRRKGKLVAVVAAAATLLSMVLVSPSMAMATPANEGKGKSASAKTLSSQGVSTRGSGSTFVSAGPSADGMTYYVDSANGNDANDGKSADHAWKNLSKVSAQTYAPGDHILLESGSTWNGQTLMPKGNGASGKPIVIDLYTRNESGAATYTAAKRPVINGNGTENVLGTFKRYISGAVQLTNQEYWSIRNLEVTNTPELTNPNGYKKPGDKQRAGILLLGYGLNRNLNGVTVENDYVHDVQSEYYLKAQHDGLPMKLKHAGGIIALGYWVNPDGNAVNSANRVADTGFSHLTMQNNIVQRVGLEGLRTKAESDTGSYPKLFTDVTIKNNYLEDVAGDAIVMSEVGDNGLIEGNVVVHACAADYGTQNYAALWVMASHNVLAQYNEVYGNKYGYNDGEAFDIDMQSSNVTYQYNYSHGNGGGFMLLMSDQANSTVRYNISANDGGGNAGTNADGPGAGGYPYTYKEQSLFHYWIQDDGAAMPDIYNNTFYVGDGVTTSLFGEGNSSDNSGVIAHFNNNVVAKAGTGKVKFLSNYPPDGSAPTEHRLHDNAASYLNHNLFSTDSIASAASGTTKAGLQAAGNVFADPKLAIETTANGVGELDGQINSVLDNPATSLPWGNPKERLRQRASLFKIAADSPAVAKGQKQEGTPSEDLFGDSTLNRAIDIGAHQVSDHEIRTDYTPQAVNVTTPAGVYPTLPQSIDVTVKETVDGSTTQRTESHAVKWDYIKQDDYKNAGTITVSGAIDGITAVKAKATVTVTGELGAGANVQRSFTDTADATVQRGSADTAMGAQTGSGTVSSDPKSPFGMNYSNNLILRLKNSASPNYNRRFYVKFDPSAYAGRPDEIKNAKLRVYVNQFNINNSAGATPDEQLRNTAFRVDAYATDTSWDANTVTWNNGPGNADVTAANHQPLGSGENIPTYGTLKPAGSRAVTNGEIIDNQYALDIDVTQYLRGLGSMKPVSFLVDIPMSNTANFNRDNAGFEAFSTQGARQAFIDHAVGTFRLPASMSGFTMTADALAPKLLLSDSYISSVTPVEASIKPGQVPTLPDKVHVAYSDGRNMDVPVTWPTFDAGSFTTDGDFTVSADVPQIGRPVAATIHVKSDAITSLDPLPTLDKPVGLSREQLGMPGTIVAHLASGGQVTLTIPGWDDDPSNYTDQSAPGTYHFPGSLMLPLGVSNPEGLKPRQEVRTHPIPANIKLALPAGSSGPIVAGKQASVRIALNVTGKAPYTQADDWTKAVHWSLTRVGVAPASESVSTQDETPSPGEPTIDQSGTLTIPANAETAEYEVTATSQQVPGLSGLLRISVQSLRDYEQSQSGSGQTPVPPSGGSGSVSRLPGGSSVMGSGAGKGVAGTNGASLSETGADVSAMIAVVAMAGILSLALAAAVTLRRRFVR